The following proteins are encoded in a genomic region of Reichenbachiella sp.:
- a CDS encoding FAD-binding and (Fe-S)-binding domain-containing protein codes for MESALKGLAKKLEGELYWDDTLRKLYATDASAYREMPLAVALPKTKADIQALIAFANEQGTNLIPRTAGTSLAGQVVGSGIVVDVSKHFNKVLEVNEKENWVTVHPGVIRDDLNRHLKPYGLYFGPETSTANRAMIGGMVGNNSCGSNSVVYGSTREHLIAVTGYLSDGSEVTFSSLSANEFEEKLKLQTLEGEVYRNVQKMLSSQAHRAEIEREFPKPSIPRRNTGYAIDLLAINQPFKEDGEPFNFCKLVAGSEGTLMFITEIKVGTIPLPPKNKALVCIHCNDVNESLLANLVALKYGPHACELIDHYILECTKENIEQQKNRFFIQGDPGAILVVELAADNDENLDNLVLDLISDLKKEKLGYHFPVLKGSDIGKIWNLRKAGLGLLANIPGDAKAQPVIEDTAVDVNDLPAYIKEFNETLDKYNMSCVHYAHAGSGELHLRPILNLKTEEGHKMFRVVAEEISKLVKKYKGSLSGEHGDGRLRGEFIKEQIGEKNYELLKEVKQTWDPKDIFNPGKITDTPPMDSCLRYTADQKDDEIKTYFNWDKNQGVLRSAELCNGSGDCRKSAGSGGTMCPSYMATQNEKDTTRARANILREILTNSDKANKFDNEEIKEVLDLCLSCKGCKSECPSNVDMARLKAEFQQNYYDANGLPIQTRMMGEFATNMKLASKVPALYNFVFGNKLTGGIAKAVMGVHQDRSMPPIASRTMSSWYDQKKGKFLSRQSDKKVYVFCDEFTNYLDAEIGIKAIKLLDKLGYNVIIPEHKESGRALISKGMVKKAKNIADQNVELLAHLVSNDVPLVGIEPSTILTIRDEYPDLVNDQWREKAKSLADASMTIEEFLARETRRGNIKKEKFSRVQRNLKVHGHCHQKALSSIQTLKDTLSIPENYKVEVIPSGCCGMAGSFGYEKNHYDVSMKVGELVLFPTVRKAPSDTIIAAPGTSCRHQIKDGTGKVAKHPVEVLWDALV; via the coding sequence ATGGAAAGTGCACTAAAAGGATTGGCGAAGAAGCTCGAAGGGGAGTTGTATTGGGATGACACATTGCGCAAGCTTTATGCGACTGATGCTTCGGCCTACAGAGAGATGCCTTTGGCTGTTGCACTTCCTAAAACCAAAGCAGATATTCAGGCGCTTATTGCATTCGCCAATGAGCAAGGAACCAACTTGATTCCTAGAACTGCCGGCACCTCTTTAGCTGGCCAGGTAGTAGGCAGCGGAATTGTAGTAGACGTTTCCAAACATTTTAACAAGGTTCTGGAAGTCAATGAAAAGGAAAACTGGGTAACGGTTCACCCAGGTGTAATCCGTGATGACTTAAACAGACACCTGAAACCCTATGGACTGTATTTTGGGCCAGAGACCTCTACTGCCAATCGAGCCATGATTGGCGGGATGGTGGGCAACAATTCCTGCGGTTCCAATTCCGTGGTTTATGGCAGTACTCGCGAACATTTGATAGCAGTAACGGGCTATTTGTCAGATGGAAGTGAAGTTACTTTCTCGAGCCTTTCGGCAAACGAATTTGAGGAGAAACTCAAGCTTCAGACCTTAGAGGGTGAAGTCTATAGAAATGTTCAAAAAATGCTTTCATCGCAAGCGCATCGAGCAGAAATAGAAAGAGAATTTCCAAAGCCATCTATTCCAAGAAGAAACACAGGATATGCGATAGATCTTTTGGCGATCAACCAGCCTTTCAAAGAAGACGGTGAGCCATTCAACTTTTGCAAACTTGTCGCAGGTTCTGAAGGGACCCTGATGTTCATTACGGAAATTAAGGTTGGAACCATTCCACTTCCACCGAAAAACAAAGCTCTGGTTTGTATTCACTGTAATGATGTGAACGAGTCGTTATTGGCCAACTTAGTTGCGCTCAAATATGGCCCGCATGCTTGCGAGTTGATTGATCATTACATCCTTGAGTGCACCAAAGAAAACATTGAGCAGCAGAAGAATAGGTTTTTTATACAAGGAGACCCAGGTGCCATTTTGGTGGTTGAGTTGGCAGCTGACAATGATGAAAATTTGGACAATCTGGTATTGGACTTAATTTCAGATTTAAAAAAGGAAAAACTGGGTTATCATTTCCCTGTGCTTAAAGGAAGCGATATAGGTAAGATTTGGAACCTTCGAAAGGCGGGACTTGGCTTGCTGGCAAACATACCTGGAGATGCTAAAGCTCAGCCAGTAATAGAGGATACGGCTGTAGATGTCAATGATCTCCCTGCCTATATCAAAGAATTCAACGAGACCCTTGACAAGTACAATATGAGCTGTGTGCACTATGCACATGCAGGCTCTGGCGAATTGCACTTGAGGCCTATTCTAAACCTGAAGACAGAGGAGGGCCATAAGATGTTTAGAGTGGTAGCTGAAGAGATTTCTAAACTCGTAAAAAAATACAAGGGCTCATTGAGCGGTGAGCATGGCGACGGCCGATTGAGAGGAGAATTCATTAAAGAACAAATAGGTGAAAAGAACTACGAATTACTCAAAGAAGTAAAACAAACTTGGGATCCGAAAGACATCTTCAACCCGGGAAAAATCACCGACACCCCACCAATGGATTCTTGTCTGCGCTACACGGCGGATCAGAAAGATGATGAAATCAAAACCTATTTTAACTGGGATAAGAATCAGGGCGTGCTTCGTTCGGCTGAGTTGTGTAACGGTTCAGGGGATTGTAGAAAGTCAGCAGGTAGTGGAGGCACGATGTGTCCTAGCTATATGGCTACCCAAAATGAAAAGGATACTACTCGGGCTCGGGCTAATATCTTGAGGGAAATTCTTACGAATTCAGATAAGGCCAATAAGTTCGATAATGAAGAAATCAAGGAGGTCCTAGACTTGTGTCTGTCCTGCAAAGGGTGTAAATCAGAATGTCCGTCGAATGTGGACATGGCCCGCCTCAAGGCTGAATTTCAGCAGAACTACTATGATGCGAATGGCTTGCCGATTCAGACTCGCATGATGGGGGAGTTTGCTACCAATATGAAACTGGCCTCTAAGGTGCCTGCACTTTACAATTTTGTATTTGGCAACAAACTGACAGGAGGAATCGCCAAGGCTGTCATGGGTGTACATCAGGATCGCTCTATGCCACCCATTGCTTCTCGGACCATGAGCAGCTGGTATGATCAAAAGAAAGGAAAGTTTCTGAGCCGACAATCGGATAAAAAGGTGTACGTCTTTTGTGATGAGTTTACCAATTATCTGGATGCAGAAATTGGTATTAAAGCCATCAAGTTGTTGGACAAATTGGGTTATAATGTCATTATACCTGAGCACAAAGAATCTGGCCGAGCGCTGATATCTAAGGGCATGGTGAAGAAAGCTAAAAACATTGCGGATCAGAATGTAGAGTTGTTGGCTCATTTGGTATCCAATGATGTGCCACTTGTTGGTATTGAGCCCTCTACAATTTTGACCATTCGAGATGAGTACCCTGACTTGGTCAACGACCAATGGAGAGAAAAAGCTAAATCATTGGCAGATGCTTCCATGACCATCGAGGAGTTTTTGGCAAGGGAAACCCGAAGAGGAAATATCAAAAAGGAGAAATTCTCCAGAGTGCAGCGAAACCTGAAAGTGCATGGGCACTGTCATCAAAAGGCGCTGTCTTCTATTCAAACTTTGAAGGATACTTTATCCATTCCAGAAAACTATAAGGTGGAGGTTATTCCATCTGGCTGTTGTGGTATGGCTGGTTCGTTTGGTTATGAAAAAAACCATTATGATGTTTCCATGAAAGTAGGTGAATTGGTACTATTTCCAACAGTGAGGAAAGCCCCATCAGACACGATCATTGCGGCACCAGGTACCAGTTGTCGTCATCAGATCAAAGACGGCACGGGTAAAGTCGCGAAGCACCCGGTGGAGGTGCTATGGGATGCTTTGGTCTAA
- a CDS encoding ion transporter, whose translation MDRDYSNMKKWQQKIHEVIFGYHTTAGKMFDLALLVAIVTSVLVVMLESVNDIEEHFGQELRMIEWGFTFLFSIEYLARILSSPRPLKYMTSFMGIVDLLSLIPTYLSFFFVGTHSLSVIRSFRLIRVFRILKLTHFMGGAQQLGTALWGSRHKIVVFMGTVVCIVVIAGTMMYLIEGGENGFTSIPKSIYWAIVTITTVGYGDIAPQTIFGQTAASILMILGYAIIAVPTGIVTSQMMADAKRIGTITCSNCGEEDLPNHSRFCLNCGAGFHRKVDSQLDSSIKNQ comes from the coding sequence ATGGATCGAGATTATTCTAACATGAAAAAATGGCAACAAAAGATACATGAAGTAATCTTTGGCTATCATACAACTGCTGGAAAAATGTTTGACTTAGCCTTGTTAGTAGCTATTGTTACTAGTGTGCTTGTGGTCATGTTAGAAAGTGTAAATGACATTGAAGAGCATTTTGGCCAAGAACTAAGAATGATAGAATGGGGTTTTACTTTTCTTTTTTCTATTGAATACCTTGCTCGAATTTTATCATCTCCAAGACCCCTAAAATATATGACCAGTTTTATGGGGATAGTGGATTTATTGTCATTGATACCAACCTATCTCAGCTTCTTCTTTGTTGGCACACATTCACTATCTGTTATTCGGTCATTCAGATTGATTCGGGTATTTAGGATTTTAAAGCTTACTCACTTCATGGGCGGAGCGCAACAGCTTGGTACTGCATTATGGGGTAGTAGACATAAAATTGTTGTCTTCATGGGTACGGTGGTATGTATTGTGGTGATAGCTGGCACCATGATGTACTTAATCGAAGGAGGAGAAAATGGCTTTACTAGTATCCCTAAAAGTATCTATTGGGCCATCGTCACCATCACTACAGTGGGGTATGGAGATATTGCTCCGCAAACCATTTTTGGTCAAACTGCTGCATCAATATTAATGATTCTTGGATATGCAATTATTGCAGTACCTACTGGAATAGTCACGAGCCAAATGATGGCGGATGCTAAAAGAATAGGTACTATCACTTGTTCGAATTGTGGGGAAGAAGACCTGCCTAATCACTCCAGGTTTTGCTTGAATTGTGGGGCTGGGTTCCATCGAAAAGTAGATTCGCAACTCGACTCAAGTATAAAAAACCAATAA
- a CDS encoding arylamine N-acetyltransferase family protein: MPPFDSLGNQSKLPKIDVDQYLQRIKCQRERVPNLRYLKALHKNHILHVPFENLDIHLGNQIILDVKKIFTKVILNKRGGFCFELNGLFYHLLSQLGFTCHLISAQVYQDGDWGLPFEHAAILVYFEDQVYLVDVGFGDLFLQPKLLQPGLVQMDFNRYFRIDKTIDDEYVLRLSENSIDFEEKYLFSDKERQLIEFIDMCDYHQTHENSHFRKKKIITRATSTGRITLTDSKLITTIAGKKEEQNILNFDEFRVKLKEYFGM; the protein is encoded by the coding sequence ATGCCCCCTTTCGATTCTTTAGGAAACCAATCTAAGTTGCCCAAAATTGATGTCGACCAATATCTGCAGCGAATAAAATGTCAAAGAGAAAGAGTGCCTAATCTTCGGTATCTAAAAGCGTTGCATAAGAACCATATACTTCATGTGCCTTTTGAAAATCTCGATATTCATTTGGGCAATCAGATCATATTGGATGTAAAAAAAATCTTCACCAAAGTAATCCTGAATAAACGCGGTGGCTTTTGCTTTGAATTGAATGGGCTATTTTATCACTTACTTTCCCAACTTGGATTTACCTGCCACCTCATATCCGCTCAGGTGTATCAAGATGGAGATTGGGGTCTACCTTTCGAACATGCGGCTATTCTCGTATATTTTGAAGATCAGGTGTATTTAGTGGATGTCGGTTTCGGCGATCTTTTTCTACAACCCAAATTGTTACAACCTGGTCTAGTACAGATGGATTTCAATCGATATTTCAGAATCGATAAAACCATAGACGATGAATACGTTCTTCGTCTCTCAGAAAACTCCATTGACTTTGAAGAAAAGTATCTTTTTTCCGATAAGGAGCGACAGCTCATTGAATTTATTGATATGTGTGATTATCATCAAACTCACGAGAACTCTCATTTCAGAAAGAAAAAAATAATCACCCGTGCCACTTCCACTGGTCGAATAACGCTAACCGACTCCAAACTCATCACCACCATCGCTGGGAAAAAAGAAGAGCAAAATATCTTAAATTTTGACGAGTTTCGAGTCAAACTCAAGGAGTACTTTGGCATGTAG
- a CDS encoding ion transporter, with product METEAYQKSSRFQSVLLILSIYVVIELYVGTIVDYPPELKEILSWIDFAICMLFLYDFFNGFFRSDDKWKYFKGNWIDLISSIPTVEALRMGRIVRVVRILRVLRSAKYIFNAFSRKNSFNTFRNLMLISGMIILFFTLSFYHLERHANPHITSMSDSLWWTTVTTITVGFLQDIPPVTVEGKFLSVALILLGMIMFSTLTGTITDYFIEDEDIQENIDELKEKVESLEHKIDLMTSKIDQLNK from the coding sequence ATGGAAACTGAAGCGTACCAAAAATCATCACGATTTCAATCTGTCCTTCTTATTCTCTCCATATATGTGGTCATCGAATTGTATGTAGGAACCATAGTTGATTATCCACCAGAGCTAAAAGAGATTCTGTCTTGGATTGATTTTGCCATATGCATGCTCTTCCTCTATGACTTTTTCAATGGGTTCTTCAGATCTGATGACAAATGGAAATACTTCAAAGGCAATTGGATTGATTTGATTTCTTCGATCCCAACGGTGGAAGCCCTTCGTATGGGTAGAATAGTAAGAGTGGTTAGGATTCTTCGAGTTCTGAGATCAGCGAAATATATTTTCAACGCTTTTAGCAGAAAGAACAGTTTCAATACGTTCAGGAATTTGATGCTTATCAGTGGGATGATCATTCTGTTTTTCACACTCAGTTTTTATCATCTGGAAAGACATGCCAATCCGCATATCACTTCTATGTCTGATAGTCTTTGGTGGACAACCGTAACGACCATCACCGTAGGATTCCTCCAGGATATACCACCAGTAACCGTCGAGGGAAAATTTCTCAGTGTAGCTTTGATTTTATTAGGAATGATTATGTTTTCTACACTTACAGGAACAATCACGGATTATTTTATTGAAGATGAAGACATTCAGGAAAATATCGATGAACTCAAGGAAAAAGTAGAATCTCTAGAGCATAAGATCGATCTGATGACTAGTAAAATTGATCAACTCAATAAGTAG
- a CDS encoding SDR family oxidoreductase — protein sequence MKILITGSNGLLGQKLVKLLLDQGVDFMATARGTNRIDYLSTPFEYCELDITNQDQVNEVIGKYQPDAVIHTAAMTNVDQCEQEQAGCRKLNVDAVKYLVVACERHNVHFVHLSTDFIFDGENGPYKEDDKANPISYYGQSKLDAEEIVKAAKCKWAILRTVLVYGITPGMSRSNIILWVKENLENGKPLKIVDDQWRTPTLAEDLAMGCFLTATKGAAGVFNISGEEMLTPFDMAKKTADYFDLDFSLVTKVDASTFSQPAKRPPKTGFILDKAKEVLGYQPHTFEEGIKILDQQVQRMGE from the coding sequence ATGAAAATATTGATCACTGGATCTAATGGCCTTTTAGGACAAAAATTAGTCAAACTGCTATTAGATCAAGGAGTAGACTTCATGGCCACAGCTCGTGGAACGAACAGAATTGACTATCTGTCTACTCCATTTGAATATTGTGAATTAGATATTACAAATCAGGATCAGGTGAATGAGGTGATCGGGAAGTATCAGCCGGATGCCGTAATCCATACGGCGGCCATGACCAATGTAGATCAATGCGAGCAAGAGCAGGCAGGTTGTAGAAAACTAAATGTGGATGCTGTAAAGTATTTGGTAGTAGCTTGTGAGAGACACAATGTACATTTCGTTCACCTTTCCACTGATTTCATTTTCGATGGAGAGAACGGTCCTTACAAAGAGGATGACAAAGCAAATCCGATAAGCTACTATGGTCAGAGTAAGTTGGATGCAGAAGAGATTGTCAAAGCAGCTAAATGCAAATGGGCTATTCTTCGAACGGTCTTGGTATATGGCATTACTCCTGGCATGAGCCGTTCGAACATTATTCTTTGGGTGAAAGAAAATCTGGAAAACGGTAAACCGCTCAAGATAGTTGATGATCAGTGGAGGACACCAACGTTGGCAGAAGATTTGGCGATGGGCTGTTTTTTGACTGCGACAAAAGGAGCTGCGGGAGTGTTTAACATTTCAGGAGAGGAAATGCTTACGCCATTTGATATGGCCAAAAAAACGGCAGATTATTTCGATCTGGATTTTTCTTTAGTAACAAAAGTCGATGCAAGTACTTTCTCTCAGCCAGCTAAACGTCCCCCTAAGACTGGCTTCATCTTAGATAAAGCAAAAGAAGTGCTGGGCTATCAGCCTCATACTTTTGAAGAGGGGATTAAAATATTAGATCAACAAGTACAACGTATGGGAGAATAA